From Variimorphobacter saccharofermentans, one genomic window encodes:
- a CDS encoding carbohydrate ABC transporter permease, with protein sequence MMNDKKQRHEDRSGKLQAKTGNIIFNTINYIVFISFTLLCMFPFYYIFINTISDNSLVRAGKINFLPKGIHLGNYIALFGINDLSTSFWVTLTRTIVATALMVFASGFVGYLVTKKKMWARRIWYRMLIISMYFNAGLIPWYLNMSMLGLTNRFAAYIIPAIVAPYNIILVKTYIESIPAELEESAKIDGAGYFVIFRKIIWPLSKPILATIAIFGAVGNWNSFTDSLILMQSNFSLYTLQHRLYIYLNSSSNLKALMQSGGVISQSMIDNQLNSKVISYTISMITAIPILLVYPFMQRYFEKGIMMGAVKG encoded by the coding sequence ATGATGAATGATAAAAAGCAAAGGCATGAAGATAGAAGTGGTAAGTTACAAGCTAAGACTGGAAATATTATTTTTAATACCATAAACTACATAGTTTTCATTAGTTTTACTTTGTTGTGCATGTTCCCGTTTTATTACATTTTTATTAATACGATCAGTGATAACAGTTTGGTTCGTGCGGGCAAAATTAACTTTTTACCAAAAGGGATTCATCTAGGTAATTACATTGCACTCTTTGGCATTAATGACCTTTCCACTTCATTCTGGGTAACCCTAACAAGAACAATCGTTGCAACTGCTTTGATGGTTTTCGCCTCCGGTTTTGTTGGGTATCTTGTCACTAAGAAAAAGATGTGGGCTAGGAGAATATGGTATCGTATGCTGATTATTTCCATGTATTTTAATGCTGGTCTGATCCCATGGTATTTGAATATGTCAATGCTCGGTCTAACCAATCGATTTGCGGCATATATCATTCCGGCTATTGTTGCACCGTACAATATTATTCTTGTTAAAACATACATAGAATCAATACCTGCAGAGTTAGAAGAAAGCGCGAAAATCGATGGAGCGGGATATTTTGTAATCTTTAGAAAGATTATTTGGCCTCTCTCTAAACCGATACTTGCGACCATCGCAATCTTTGGTGCTGTAGGTAACTGGAACTCCTTTACGGACTCATTAATACTAATGCAATCAAATTTCTCATTATATACACTGCAGCATAGATTGTATATATACTTGAATTCTTCGTCCAATTTAAAAGCATTGATGCAGTCAGGAGGAGTAATCTCACAATCCATGATTGATAATCAGTTAAACAGCAAGGTAATCAGCTATACCATATCTATGATAACGGCAATTCCTATTCTATTAGTATATCCATTTATGCAGCGATATTTTGAAAAAGGTATCATGATGGGTGCTGTAAAGGGATAA
- a CDS encoding ABC transporter permease subunit, which produces MNTEMKTEIKNARLENISYLILRLIILMMVVMLFVPALNPAKICGFLNDNLSLFTSGFSYSQLTDGFGRAFTKGWVLRSTMKLLNISSLISIIGIVIIGISGCMTLGNLKLKRLGNVLVIIGCMLTAGGLFGSYRAYVQISQTTNPEKIQPSFPNGIWIFMLCILIILIISVLLLIIQPKASNNMKYEMKDQFTLFLMILPFLALCIVFSYLPLWGWRYAFFNFKVGDTLSGDNFVGFKWFTYLFKNSATVNDIIRVLKNTLMMSFIGLAMSWLPMAFAIFLNEIRNSKIRRFVQTFTTIPNFISWVLVYAVALAIFSSDGFISLIMVNLGIWDSGKNLLMSDSFTYLKMWLWGTWKGLGWCSIIYIAAISGIDQQLYEAATVDGAGRFGKMWHVTVPGLIPTFFVLLLMSIANILSNGMDQYLVFENATNTNTITVLDLYVYKLGIDQGLIPISTVVGMVKSIVSVTLLFIANKFSKLIRGESII; this is translated from the coding sequence ATGAATACGGAAATGAAGACAGAGATAAAAAATGCAAGATTGGAGAATATAAGCTATCTTATTTTGAGATTAATTATATTAATGATGGTAGTAATGTTATTTGTACCAGCTCTTAATCCGGCAAAGATATGCGGCTTTCTAAATGATAACTTATCGCTTTTTACATCAGGATTTTCTTATTCACAATTAACAGACGGATTTGGACGAGCATTTACTAAAGGTTGGGTTTTACGATCCACAATGAAACTTCTTAATATATCGAGTTTAATTTCAATCATTGGAATTGTAATTATAGGGATCAGTGGTTGTATGACACTCGGTAATCTGAAATTAAAGAGGCTTGGAAACGTGCTGGTAATAATAGGTTGTATGCTGACAGCAGGAGGCTTATTCGGAAGTTATCGGGCGTATGTTCAGATTTCACAAACGACGAATCCGGAAAAGATCCAACCATCATTTCCAAACGGCATTTGGATATTCATGCTATGTATCTTAATCATTCTTATCATATCTGTTTTGCTTCTAATAATCCAACCAAAAGCAAGCAATAACATGAAATATGAAATGAAAGATCAATTTACATTATTTTTGATGATACTACCATTTTTGGCATTATGCATTGTATTTAGTTATCTGCCTCTGTGGGGCTGGCGTTATGCATTTTTCAATTTTAAGGTTGGAGATACTCTTAGTGGGGATAATTTCGTAGGCTTTAAGTGGTTTACGTATTTATTCAAAAACAGTGCGACAGTGAATGATATTATTAGAGTATTGAAGAACACTTTGATGATGAGTTTTATAGGACTTGCTATGAGCTGGCTGCCTATGGCATTTGCTATTTTTCTTAATGAGATCAGGAATTCGAAAATAAGGCGCTTTGTACAAACCTTTACTACAATACCTAACTTTATTAGCTGGGTTTTGGTATATGCAGTTGCATTGGCGATATTTTCATCAGATGGATTTATCAGCTTAATCATGGTCAATTTGGGTATATGGGATTCCGGTAAAAACTTATTAATGAGTGATTCCTTTACCTACTTAAAAATGTGGCTATGGGGTACCTGGAAAGGACTGGGCTGGTGCTCAATCATCTATATTGCTGCAATTTCTGGCATTGATCAGCAACTATATGAAGCAGCAACTGTTGATGGAGCCGGACGATTTGGAAAAATGTGGCATGTCACAGTGCCTGGCCTGATACCGACGTTCTTTGTATTACTACTTATGTCAATTGCTAATATCTTAAGTAATGGTATGGATCAGTATCTTGTATTTGAGAATGCTACGAATACCAATACAATTACTGTACTTGACTTATATGTTTATAAGCTTGGTATAGATCAAGGCTTAATTCCAATATCTACTGTAGTAGGAATGGTAAAATCGATTGTCAGTGTTACCCTACTGTTTATAGCGAATAAGTTTTCGAAGCTCATCCGTGGTGAAAGCATTATATAG
- a CDS encoding methyl-accepting chemotaxis protein: protein MKRAVKLGKFKLDKFKLSQKLVGIRQKLIISFLVPVVFLLILGVSSYSKSSEGFKKNYEQSSQSNVEMTATYIEYVLKSLQEVAFQYISNDEMASYINGLYKNDKTKTVAVRDKTNAELVKKSELDRFVSGIYIIPSSGMGVLSSSGKNMDGFYDDLKKEKEGASLSEKGTSTYFIGDHPFMDKKMNLSTDDYIFSLMRNFKSQNACIVVDINRKTINSILDEVNLGRSSMVAVITSDGKELVVARDSNGEIAENTDATFYNMEYVKNSFESEDVNTLQYVKYNSESYLYLSYKIENTGIIVAAMIPKTTIMAQANSIKVNTLLLAFLGCLTAILIGTFISNSLSKTTRNIVNQLKKISAGDLSAELVVKRKDEFGTIALTVNEMNSNIRNLLDRVMKLCEVVNESSVDVHSATISIASLSREMTSAINDIGQGISVQANDAQNCLLQMDELSKKITDVDEKVLEIEKVADETRNMITFGIGNMEELAVRSNETNEITGYVVGQIMQLEEKSKAVMEIVSAMNEISDQTNLLSLNASIEAARAGAYGRGFAVVASEIRKLAEKAMTSAHDIENVVKEIRNQTAETVASAKKAENIVELQNNIVNTTVNSYHNMNQGLEKLLHNLDIIAQSMGNMNGARVSTLGAVENISVVSEESLAASETIAGTIDVQSKTMEALENSADKLKENANELRDAINRFRI from the coding sequence ATGAAGAGAGCAGTTAAGTTGGGGAAGTTTAAATTGGATAAATTTAAATTGAGTCAAAAACTAGTGGGTATTCGTCAAAAGCTGATAATTTCCTTTTTAGTTCCGGTTGTATTCTTGTTGATATTAGGTGTCAGCTCATACAGTAAATCATCGGAGGGTTTCAAAAAGAATTATGAGCAATCGTCTCAAAGCAATGTGGAAATGACAGCCACATATATTGAGTATGTATTAAAGTCACTTCAAGAAGTAGCCTTTCAATATATTAGCAATGATGAAATGGCAAGTTATATTAATGGGCTATACAAAAATGATAAGACGAAGACAGTAGCTGTTCGTGATAAGACAAATGCAGAGCTTGTTAAAAAATCAGAGTTGGACAGGTTTGTTAGCGGGATTTATATTATTCCAAGTAGTGGGATGGGAGTACTTTCCAGTAGTGGTAAAAATATGGATGGTTTCTATGATGATTTGAAAAAAGAGAAGGAAGGTGCTAGTTTATCTGAAAAAGGTACTAGTACATATTTTATAGGAGATCATCCTTTCATGGATAAAAAGATGAATTTGTCAACAGATGACTATATATTTAGCCTGATGAGAAACTTTAAAAGTCAAAATGCATGCATCGTTGTTGATATAAATAGAAAGACCATTAATTCTATATTAGACGAAGTAAATCTCGGACGTTCCAGCATGGTGGCTGTAATTACATCTGACGGTAAGGAATTAGTGGTTGCACGTGATAGTAATGGTGAGATTGCTGAGAATACGGATGCTACTTTCTATAATATGGAGTATGTGAAAAATAGTTTTGAATCAGAAGATGTGAATACCTTACAATATGTTAAATATAATTCAGAGAGTTATTTATATCTGAGCTATAAGATTGAGAATACAGGTATCATTGTTGCAGCTATGATTCCGAAGACGACGATAATGGCGCAGGCAAACAGCATTAAGGTTAATACACTATTACTGGCATTTTTGGGCTGTTTAACAGCTATCTTAATCGGGACATTTATATCGAACAGCTTAAGTAAAACCACCCGAAATATCGTTAATCAATTAAAGAAGATATCAGCTGGAGATTTATCAGCTGAATTAGTTGTTAAGCGAAAAGACGAATTTGGTACGATTGCCTTAACGGTAAATGAGATGAATTCAAACATTCGTAATTTGCTGGACCGAGTGATGAAGCTATGTGAAGTAGTGAACGAATCTTCGGTTGATGTTCATTCGGCTACCATATCAATTGCTTCATTAAGCCGTGAAATGACGTCAGCAATAAATGATATTGGGCAAGGAATCAGTGTTCAAGCCAATGATGCGCAGAATTGCCTTCTGCAGATGGATGAATTATCGAAGAAGATTACCGATGTGGATGAAAAGGTATTAGAGATAGAAAAGGTAGCAGATGAAACAAGGAACATGATAACTTTCGGCATTGGCAATATGGAAGAACTTGCAGTTCGATCGAATGAAACGAATGAGATTACCGGATATGTGGTAGGACAGATTATGCAATTAGAAGAAAAATCAAAAGCAGTTATGGAAATTGTAAGTGCAATGAATGAAATATCTGATCAGACCAATCTATTATCTCTTAATGCATCCATTGAAGCTGCAAGAGCAGGTGCGTATGGCCGGGGGTTTGCAGTGGTTGCCTCAGAGATAAGAAAGTTAGCCGAAAAGGCAATGACCTCCGCACATGATATTGAAAATGTTGTAAAAGAAATAAGAAATCAGACGGCAGAAACAGTAGCATCTGCAAAAAAAGCAGAGAATATTGTAGAATTGCAGAATAACATAGTAAATACGACTGTAAATTCTTATCATAACATGAACCAGGGATTGGAAAAATTACTACATAATTTAGACATAATTGCCCAGAGTATGGGTAATATGAATGGAGCAAGAGTAAGTACCTTAGGTGCTGTAGAGAATATTTCGGTGGTATCAGAAGAGTCTCTGGCTGCCTCCGAAACGATTGCAGGAACAATTGATGTTCAATCAAAAACAATGGAAGCCCTTGAGAACTCAGCGGATAAATTGAAAGAAAATGCGAATGAACTACGGGATGCCATTAATCGCTTTCGAATATAA
- a CDS encoding amidohydrolase family protein, with amino-acid sequence MLLNTNQVLNYMNANNIDKVILTAGEPNSQKVYRLPYLAKVFTSSTLIYANNALTAMIIRISKMNRHIDQGNEKVALMAQECPEHIMNTYWINPIEENCIHKMDEFRRKYSFNMIKMHQCWTKFDMEDRRIDKVIEWAELYQIPVFIHLKSKDQVKKFILLTKKYHRVTFILAHLIGVEEFNRTIGDNVYFDISCPSLHSVKMLKRAWSSFGAGRLLLGSDAPYGIDNINLAIRQLHEVGMNKDEIELVCYKNIQKLLNIT; translated from the coding sequence ATGTTATTAAATACGAATCAAGTTCTTAATTACATGAATGCCAATAATATTGATAAAGTTATATTGACTGCTGGTGAACCCAATAGTCAAAAGGTATATAGATTGCCGTATTTAGCAAAAGTCTTTACTAGTTCAACACTTATCTATGCAAATAATGCATTGACAGCCATGATTATTCGAATCAGTAAAATGAATAGACATATAGACCAAGGAAATGAGAAAGTGGCTCTTATGGCTCAAGAATGTCCGGAACATATAATGAATACTTATTGGATTAATCCAATAGAAGAAAATTGTATACATAAAATGGATGAATTTCGTAGAAAATATTCATTTAACATGATAAAAATGCATCAATGTTGGACTAAGTTTGACATGGAAGACAGAAGAATAGATAAAGTTATTGAATGGGCAGAATTATACCAGATACCAGTCTTTATACATTTGAAGTCGAAAGATCAAGTTAAGAAATTTATATTGCTTACCAAGAAATATCATAGAGTAACGTTTATACTTGCGCATTTAATTGGAGTTGAAGAGTTTAACAGAACGATAGGAGATAATGTTTACTTCGACATATCATGTCCGTCACTTCATTCGGTTAAGATGCTGAAGAGAGCATGGAGTAGCTTTGGTGCTGGAAGATTATTACTCGGTAGTGATGCTCCCTATGGAATAGATAATATAAATCTAGCAATAAGGCAATTGCACGAAGTCGGAATGAATAAGGATGAAATTGAATTAGTTTGCTATAAGAATATACAGAAATTATTGAATATAACATAA
- a CDS encoding CPBP family intramembrane glutamic endopeptidase, with amino-acid sequence MKEMDLKKAMLFFGIPGLSIFAMFNWAYEVLIKMNISIHWSAYLCLWGPILVMVGYIFIRYFTSEHSFKKYFMIGRLSKKQILIVIGAFIVVQVLESLLSFSRPFLASLPGFHVPSYYPDLFRTDMDLKVPLDTFLGIKMNRNVFPIFFWLLWLVTNIGCEELLWRGYALPRMEKYFGKWAWLVNGLLWNICIHLFMRWSFITLIPVTLIVPYLCQRYKSIWPGVIIHGLGNLLVYAILIPSILY; translated from the coding sequence ATGAAGGAAATGGATTTGAAAAAGGCAATGCTTTTTTTTGGAATTCCAGGGTTAAGTATTTTTGCTATGTTTAATTGGGCATACGAAGTATTGATAAAGATGAACATTTCGATACATTGGTCAGCGTATTTATGCTTATGGGGGCCAATACTTGTCATGGTTGGATATATATTCATCCGATATTTCACAAGTGAGCATAGTTTTAAAAAGTATTTTATGATTGGTAGACTAAGTAAAAAGCAAATATTAATCGTTATTGGTGCATTCATTGTAGTGCAGGTGTTAGAATCGTTATTAAGCTTTTCCAGGCCATTTCTTGCGTCACTGCCCGGATTTCATGTTCCAAGTTATTATCCAGATCTTTTTAGAACAGATATGGATTTAAAAGTTCCGCTTGACACTTTTCTCGGCATAAAAATGAATAGGAATGTCTTCCCGATATTTTTCTGGCTATTGTGGTTGGTTACGAATATTGGCTGTGAGGAATTGTTGTGGAGAGGATATGCACTGCCCCGAATGGAGAAATACTTTGGCAAATGGGCATGGTTAGTAAACGGATTACTATGGAATATATGTATTCATCTATTTATGAGATGGTCGTTTATTACACTTATACCAGTAACTTTGATTGTTCCTTATTTATGCCAAAGGTATAAATCGATTTGGCCTGGAGTAATTATTCATGGATTAGGAAACTTACTGGTATATGCAATATTAATACCTAGCATACTCTATTAA
- a CDS encoding TetR/AcrR family transcriptional regulator has protein sequence MARHFSDHEKQLIKKRLLIEGKKLFEKFGVRKTSIDKIVEKVGIAKGSFYNFYTSKESLVYNLIMDIEVQMHKEEMDNLHEFLMKYEFPEALKFTVLKSLSYMDKEPLLHIHNDPQLLYEIWTKLGEEEKERGALQDQNRVMDFIDKAKQMGYVLTVSDEVFNASLMSLFMIYVNQNMIGRSGQEALELIMKSTFDSLFIKGENGGI, from the coding sequence TTGGCTAGACATTTTTCTGATCATGAAAAGCAGTTGATAAAGAAGAGGCTATTAATCGAGGGAAAGAAGCTGTTTGAGAAATTTGGCGTAAGAAAAACTAGTATTGATAAAATTGTTGAAAAGGTTGGTATAGCAAAAGGTTCCTTTTATAATTTTTATACTTCCAAAGAATCATTGGTCTATAACTTAATTATGGATATTGAAGTTCAAATGCATAAGGAAGAAATGGATAACTTGCACGAATTCTTAATGAAATATGAATTTCCAGAGGCGCTAAAATTTACAGTCTTGAAATCATTAAGTTATATGGATAAGGAGCCATTATTGCATATTCATAATGATCCACAATTACTATATGAAATATGGACGAAACTCGGTGAAGAAGAAAAAGAGCGAGGAGCCCTTCAGGATCAAAATAGGGTGATGGATTTCATTGATAAAGCAAAGCAAATGGGTTATGTGCTGACCGTGTCTGATGAAGTCTTTAATGCATCTCTGATGAGCTTATTTATGATATATGTTAATCAAAATATGATAGGTCGATCTGGACAGGAAGCATTAGAGCTAATCATGAAGTCAACTTTTGATTCACTGTTTATTAAAGGTGAGAATGGAGGGATTTGA
- a CDS encoding ABC transporter permease — translation MYVRIRKKNRINLSGIFIGVNVSLTEFIEGLKLYFLSGLLMFISILPILLVSIIARKGFLLSICISIVYSLVSFLASWVAPLAALLPIDVAWRIMDLKQFEMSYSFPMFISYVSLVFFAVISITGILYISRKQEA, via the coding sequence ATCTATGTTAGAATCAGAAAGAAAAACAGGATAAATCTGTCAGGCATTTTTATAGGGGTCAATGTTTCCTTGACAGAATTTATAGAAGGCTTAAAGCTTTATTTTTTATCAGGGCTTTTGATGTTTATAAGCATTTTACCTATTCTGCTTGTATCCATCATTGCAAGAAAAGGCTTTCTTCTTTCTATATGCATCAGTATTGTTTATTCACTGGTCTCATTCCTTGCTTCATGGGTTGCACCGTTAGCAGCTTTGCTGCCGATTGATGTTGCGTGGAGAATCATGGATTTAAAGCAATTTGAAATGAGCTATTCCTTCCCCATGTTTATATCGTATGTAAGCCTTGTATTTTTCGCTGTTATATCAATTACGGGGATACTTTATATATCAAGAAAACAAGAGGCATAG